A region of uncultured Desulfobacter sp. DNA encodes the following proteins:
- a CDS encoding thiamine diphosphokinase: MKMVIVANGTLSKTDRLLSLIQQADMIIAADGGAVHLHHMGIAPQIIIGDLDSIPQEILSCFKEKQIKIFKHPVRKDQTDMQLCMDYAIDHGCTNLVIMGATSTRLDHTLANIFLVRTLADQGIPTMILDACNDIHIVVSRLTLSGRPGDLISVIPISDRVTGLTLKGLEYPLLDQSLCMGATIGISNVFQQNNAEISLKSGAVLVIKPKEEN; the protein is encoded by the coding sequence ATGAAAATGGTCATTGTGGCAAACGGCACCCTGTCCAAGACGGACAGACTTTTATCCCTGATACAGCAGGCGGACATGATTATTGCCGCAGACGGCGGGGCCGTTCATCTTCACCACATGGGCATTGCCCCCCAGATCATCATCGGCGACCTTGATTCCATTCCCCAAGAGATCCTTTCATGCTTTAAGGAAAAACAGATTAAAATTTTCAAGCATCCGGTACGCAAGGACCAGACTGATATGCAGCTGTGCATGGACTATGCCATTGACCATGGATGTACCAACCTTGTGATTATGGGGGCCACCAGCACCCGGCTTGACCATACCCTGGCCAATATATTTCTCGTGCGCACACTTGCAGACCAGGGGATCCCGACCATGATCCTGGATGCCTGTAATGATATCCATATTGTTGTTTCCCGACTGACTCTTTCGGGCCGACCTGGAGACCTGATATCTGTCATTCCAATATCGGACCGGGTAACGGGGCTAACCCTGAAGGGGCTGGAGTACCCGTTGCTGGACCAAAGCCTTTGCATGGGAGCAACCATAGGTATCAGCAATGTATTCCAACAGAACAACGCCGAAATAAGTCTTAAATCCGGTGCCGTACTGGTCATCAAACCCAAAGAGGAGAACTGA